tctctctctctctcttctctgctccctctctctgtctctctctctctctctctctctctctcttctctctctctctctctctctctctctctctctgtctctctctgtctctctctctcgtctctctctctctctctctctctctgtctctctctctctctctctctctctctctctctctctctctctctctctctctctctctctctccctctctctctctctctctctctctctctctctctctctctctctctctctctctctctctctctctctctctctctctctctctctctctctctctctctctctctctctctctctctctctctctctctgctctctctctctctctctctctctctctctctctctctctctctctctctctctctctctctctctctctctctctctctctctctctctctctctctctctctctctctctctctctctctctctctctctctctctctctctctctctctctctctctatctctctctctctctctctctctctctctctctctctctctctctctctctctctctctctctctctctctctctctctctctctctctctctctctctctctctctctctctctctctctctgtctctctctctctctctctctgtctgtctgtctcactgtctgtctgtctcactgtctgtctcactgtctctctgtctgtctctttctctccctctctctctgtctgtctgtctgtctttctctgtttgtctgtctttctctgtctgtctgtctcactctctgtctgtctgtctgtctctttctctctgtctctccctctctctgtctgtctgtctggctttctctgtttgtctgtctttctctgtctgtctgtctcactgtctttctctgtctgtctgtctgtctgtctgtctcactctctttctctctgtctctctctctctgtctgtctcactgtctttctctctgtgtctctctctctctgtctgtctgtctttctctctgtctctgtctgtctgtctgtctgtctgtctcactgtctttctctctgtctgtctctctgtctctctctctctctctctctctctctctctctctctctctctctctctctctctctctctctctctctctctctctctctctctctctctctctctctctctctctctctctctctctctctgtgtgtctctctctctctgtctgtctgtctctctctctctctctctcgctctctctctctctctctctctctctctctctctctctctctctctctctctctctctctctctctctctctctctctctctctctctctctctctctctcacactctgtctctctctctctctcactctgtctctctctctctctctcactctctctctctctctctctctctctctctctctctctctctctctctctctctctctctctctctctctctcctctctctctctctctctctctctctctctctctgatgggAACTAAAGTTTTTATCTAAATGTCTTTTAATGAATTTATGaagaaattaatttaatttattattattttttttaattctaagTAAAGATTCTTATTGTcttttaaagcaaaaaatgtTATAGATTAATAAAAGTCATGTAAAAGTCTCtccttgctctctctctctctctctctctctctctctctctctctctctctctctctctctctctctctctttctcgccagtgaattattgtttcatttattaatgaCATGAATCTTCATTGCAGATCTTTTACTGAAGACACGCCCGCTTATTATGATTATGAGAATTTCTGGTGGCTTTTATCAAGGGATTTTGGGTAAAATAATCATCTTCTTTTCGGTGAGGAAAAATACTGTGTGTTTCAGTGTGATGCATGAGCTCATGACCAGCAGGTTAAATGAGCTTTTAcactaaagagagagagagagagagagcgagagtgagGTCAAGCCTCTTGTGATGACACGAACACTAAAGTCGGTGTTTGCTCCTTCTATTGAAACACGTTCTGAGGATCCCATGACAAGTGCTCAGTTGAGACACAAGATGTTTACACCTGATCATAACATCCATCTAAATGTGTCTCCTGTGACCGCTTGTGTTTATATGTTGAGGTTCCTGATTTAATCAATACATACATCACTTATTGCATCCGTTTGTTGATAACATGAATTTTGGACATGACGTCAATagatttctgtcaataaacCATCATCTTGTGCTTCTGCCCTACATACAGTTATATTCTCCTACACTGACCACAACACAATGCTGAGCTCAGATATATGAAACTTAAaccactctctctctgtctctctgttgaatgaatgtttctgtgtttgtgaTTGACTCTGGTCATCTACACGTGGAAATTAATCCCATGAAACTCCAATCAGATGGGTCTCTCTGGTCAGTCTGTTGCTTAGCAACTGCATCTCTCCCTGGCCTGACCAACCATCACACACACTTGCACGCAGAGGTCTTACACCCACTGACCCTGGGGCTATACATCAAAACCCCAGCAGCCGTCTCTTCATATAATACCCTCATTCATCTGCCCCGCGCCGCTGCCGTTTCCACCTCAACATCTGCAGGTGcatccccctctctctctcccctccacTGACCACTCATGACGAATACACACTACTGACCAACCATCTCTAGACACCCAGAGAGTGTAAACTCTGCTATTAGAGCTCatggtcagagagagagagagagagcgctgtAGACTTCTAAATACTTCAGGTGTTGATGTGAAGATGTGGGGCGAGAGAGTTTTGAAAGTTCTGAACATTACAGTCACTCAGAGTCTATCATGAATAAGCGTTTTTCTAATATTTATGTTCTTATACACTGCAAATAATCAtattctttcttactttttcgTCTTGTTTTCCAACAAGCAAAAGCATGAATGTTTTGATTTCAGAGCCATCTGAAAGATTTTTGTGAAGTTTATGCTTATAGATGTTCACCATCggataagaaaaataatcttgtgtttccatatactgtaaatgaagagtttggttccaaattgagataatcatgtttttttattgtgcattccaattaatatcaataaaactgcagttggttttaagccataataactcaaaaaatacaactaactaacacaataaaaacatgaaaacgtaatcaaaaccatgatttttgaaaaaaaaaagtctcattttggaaccaaactcttcgaATGTACTTACAAAATAGAATTTCTTAGCATTATGTCTTGTTTTCAGTACAGATGGCTAAACATTGAAAAATGAAGACagatttaattcaattcagttttatttatatagcgcttttcacaatgtacattgttccaaagcagctttacaggagaaaataagaaaaactgaaaaacacaaaaaaggtcaaacacagcacagtgcatggtgtttatagaccaatcaagattattctagtaaatgtaatctaataaatgcagtctcagattaataaataatatctaataaatgcagtctcagattaataaataatatctaataaatgcagtctcagattaataaatgtaatctaataaatgcagtctcagattaataaatgtaatctaataaatgcagtctcagATTAATAAATNTGACCAAAATATTATATACACCTTACaaaaatgtactgtttttgtctCGCTAAAAAGATATTAATGTCATCTCACCTCTTTTTCTAGCAGTACCTCAATGTCGTGCATCTGAAAGAACTCGGCGGCTCTCATCTGCAGCTGTTCGGCTGTGCTCTCCAGAGACTGAAGAATACAACACCAACTATCACAGTATGTGTGGTCAACATGATAACCTCTGCACTGTATATGTAACAGTGATGTTACTGATCTCAGATCTCTCAGTGGACTGTTCTGTGTACAAACCTTACTCAGTTTAGGCCTGTCGTACGGTGGATGTTTGTCCATGGTGCACATCACAATACGATCCGTAAAGCCCTCCTGTCTTAGGGTCTCAGCGCACACCAGACCAGCAGGACCTGAAAGGGAGCATGCGAGACTAGAGAGTTAAGACATCACAtaaagagatgcatgcaaactATTGATCCAGGACCAATAAGGTCCTttccaaaaaagaaaagtgtGCACTTTATAGACAAATGTGCTCTTTGCCGTATTGAGAGAAGTCACCCATTTTAAATGATGGATTGGTGGCTGTCTGATCTGATTATAAATTATCTTAGCTGACGTTATCTTAAATTAACCAGTAATTGATTCATGTCATGTTAAAAGATGACATTAGTTAACCTTTGGGCCTGTCTAGCGTGTTTCAAATGCACAAATGCATCAAGTATTCTTTACACTGTCCCGTATATCAGACTAACTGGTCACATAAACTAGTTCAGCTTTGTGTATCTCTATAATGTCAGAGAGtgctttacagtaaatatttgGCTCTGTTTCTACAGAATTTTAgtattgtttttataacatGATGGCCGCAACCTGATCCAATAATGAGAACGTGGCTGAATCCATTGCAGGAATTGATGACAGCTGAACACTTTGACATGACCTTTGTCCGTCGCTGGGTTTGTAGGGCCTATCAGAAAACAGAAAAGTCTCATCACCTTTTACAGctgttgtttaataaaacatttttcacatttgttacccagtctgtgaaaaccaggttAAAGTCTCAACATCGAATTAtgagataatgagcatcaaTGGTTGATTTTATGCATTCATTTTGTCTATGATTtgaatctttgacatggctttactcagtcaatattaaagatatcaagaatatgttttcacagaatgttcctTACATTGCGTCagtgtaagttactctgaaaaagtaattaattactagttactaattacacatttgataatgtaattagattactgtacaagttactctcttcaaaaagtatttaattacttattactaattactttctatatcctacatcaaccttgatgagttaagtgattcaaggatggacatgaaacggctcttttaattcattcaaataaataatataaaactacataaagtattattattaattacaaatgtgagaattatacattaaagcacggattttaaagttagactttgaattttgatgtcaatttctcttctgcacacacacatattacacaaagtatttagtttaattacatcagaagtaactgtaattaaattacagaaaaaataagagtaatcccttactttactctttcaagggaaaagtaattaaattacagtaactaattacttagtaactagttacacccaacactgcccacgtctctgtgtctgacaggtaacgcgcatgttgctgtgtctgacgaacaggtcgcgcgggtgcgcgcatatggcggccATTACTGGctaacaatatgacacatttgcagttttgattgtatagatatagattaatatccacttcatccaacgctctttgtgttctgcgtgttcttaagtttcgcgctacgaggagtgagtaatcctgcttcagatgattcagatcgtgctgcgaactgaacaaatcatttaaactgattcattagcctattcaaatggttttgcccattgttcaattaatgcttgcaaaagaatcgactcaaaagaatcgatcactcgggaatgcccgtaaaatgAGACGACAACCTTAACataataaacaacgcgttttaaaaagcatattttaaaatgaaggaacgaaggaacgtcacgcaatgtaagttatgtaacgaagtaaaagtacagattttctattagaaatttactcaagtaaaagtacacacttttaattttatttaaaaagtacatattttccaaaatgttattcaagtaaatgtaacgaagtaaatgtagcgcgttactacccacctctgctcacgtgtctttggtccgataagaaatatttctgttttattagaatttaatagaaggaaattacaagtcatccaatgttttatatcttcgatgcactctgccaatttggatagctggaaggaatcatcataagtaagatctgaaccattgtagtgctagtgctgtagtactcgagtccggactcaagactttttttatgatctcggacttgtcttggactcgttggtatttgcactcggacttgtctcggacttggtcattggtctcgaccgagtccagatatactgtatatatatattttctgcttcaaaataaaacattgatagagcatgcttcttgtgatccgaaaactgttgccgactctcgactcaagAACGAGAGCCGCGCGTGTTCATACTgtaagttctctcttcacacagcagttcagttcagtgtgtgctgttggtgtaactaaataactccggtatattggttcaagtcctcggGACTGTTGTGCAtgccagaaagtgaagaactgaattaatttgtgggtaatattaagtgtttacgggagacgctaaacgcgaACAATTCAGGTGAAATGGTTCGACTGGTTCACTTAAAagaatgaaccggttcaaatggacgattcgtccgcggcgcgaactgaacagcatcaatcattcatcaggcacgatgtcagcgagcagcggcataataacatttggttttacaagccataaagaatttatcgacagtgcgcttaaaaggaaactttttgcaataaaactttctccgaaacctgtgggacaacatccaattttgtaagaaacctgcaaaggcatcacaaagagaggtaagttaatgccatgtttcagagttagcattgcatttgaatatttttagaaagtagTTAGGAGTTTAAAAAGTAGGGCttcaagataagattgatcgtatttttattgtcatttcgatatgaatatgttatttaagtatgggcaccgaaacgtgcttttaaactagccgtggggcctctgctctttctggtAGCTCCTTTATCGAACGCGCATgagcacgggcaggcgcgcacacgcacacaggcaCACAAAGGTGTTAAAAAGTTCCTTATAAAAGTGGGGGGGGTTGGTTACTTTGGGGGACACTAAGTCATAAGTTCaagaaatgatgttttattaacaaagttcgggaggagccggagcatataatcaagCCCGGCTGATGCCAGCAGCTGCTTCCTCCAGCGGCATTCCAGTTTCCAGGTCCCAGCAGCGTCACCCAAGCCACTCCACCATTTGACAACTTTTGGCCGGCGGCACCGACTTCGGCCACTGGCGCCCAGGCCCACCATCAACGCCATCAACCCAGGCCCCGGCCCCCAGCTGGCCTTTCCTCCCTCAGGCCCGTGGCCCGCCAGCACTCCTTCCATCCTTCCCACCTGCCATCCTACCCTCCTTCCCACCCTCCTTCCCTCTGGCCTACGGCCCGCCTTCCCTCCTCCCCTCCCTCCCTCTGGTCCCCGCCCCGGATGCCGCTAGCATGAGGCTGCCTCCGTTAGCCGCTCCGGAGGCCGTAATTCCCTCCCTCCTCTCCATGCCTCTGGCCCTCCCTAACTACTCATTGGCCACAGCAACAGCCATGCCAATCCCGAACCACGCTCCAGCTCTGGAACCACCCCTCGTCTCCGGAGGAATCAGGACACAGATTTTAGCAGGTGCAGACATAGATCTTTCTATCTTTCCCCACTCGCACTACCGTCAGCAGATCGCCAGATCGCCTACGGCGATCTTTGCCTCACCTTTAAAAACACGTCCCACAGTCACTCTCGCCTCCTCTCATTTCCCGAATTCACCGTAGCATTTTCACGATATTCGGAAGTCATCTGTTTCCTCATAGGAGGCGCGAGCTCGGCGACTATCTCGCCATAGTCGCGGAGCTCGCACTCTCCTTCGGGGAACCCACTTCTATACATACCACAAGATGTTTTCTGCAAAATGCGCGCTATCAGGGTAGCTCAGTGGAACCAGAACCCCTACTGGGGGGCTCTGGACACTGATCTCCACAACCTGTTCTTCTTAGGAGTCCATGACATCACCTGCGCAGTTTGTCTATCAGTGACCCACAGCACCGCCGCTTGCCCCATGGTCAACCTCCCCCGCTCCCTCAAGCCCAGTCCCACCTCCCACCGCATCTACCGCTTATGTTCCGCACCTGCTAAATCTTCCAGCCAACCCAACCACCTTTGAACCCACCAGTTCCCGCGCACAAAAAGCTTGCATGAGTTTCAATGCAGGCAAATGTGTTAGGCAACGCTGCCGCTATTTACATGTTTGTAGCCCCTGCAGCAGCGCCCACGCCCGCTTGGTTTGTCCTGTGCACAGGAACgataataaaaaatctaaaccCTACCTTTCGACTCCCGTGAATGTTTTGCATTTGGCTTTTGAATTATCCAACCACCCCAATACTCACCTTACAGACTACCTTTTAACCGGCCTCGCGAAAGGCTTCAATCCCGGCATCGCAAGCCCTCTCTCACACAGTTTAATCTGCCCTAATCTCCAGTCTGCACTCGCGGAGCCCGAGACGGTCGATCGCCTCATCGAAAAAGAGATCGATGACAAATTTATAATCGCCCCGTTCTCCGCCCCCTCATTCACAGTTTTTCACGTTAGCCCCATCGGTGTGGCCACGCAAAAATTCTCGGGAAAAAAGCACCTCATATTTGATCTCTCGTCCCCACACGGCTCTCCTTTCCCAAGCATCAACAGCCTAATTCCGCTCGAAGAATATTCTCTTCATTATCATGACGTTGATCAAGCCATCACCCTAATAAAAAATACCGGACGCGGTGCCTGGTTAGCCAAAGTAGATATCACCTCCGCATTTAAGGTCATGCCGATACACCCAGACTTTTGGCATCTATTCTGCATCTGTTGGCGTGAGAAATTCTATTTTTCCATCCGCCTCACGTTCGGATGCAGAAGCAGCCCAAAAATATTCAACTTGTTGTCTGAGACGATTTGCTGGATTCTCTCAAACAACTACGCAATTCCTTACCTTATCCATTTACTAGACGATTTTTTAATCATCTCACCTCCTGACTCCATCCCAGCCACGCATCTTTCGAAAGTCCAAGAAGTATTCGCAAAACTCGGCGTTCCTCTCGCTCGAGAGAAAACTTTAGGACCTAGCACTTCCGTTGAGTCTTTATGCATTCATTTAGATTCACTAAACTTCCAAGCCCACGCTCTGTCCCAGCCCAcgctctgccgctgcagacgcaagcccacgctctgccgctgcagacacaagcccacgctctgccgctgcagacacaagcccacgctctgccgctgcagacacAAGCCCACGCTCTGCCCCTGCAGACACAAGCCCAGgctctgccgctgcagacacaagcccacgctctgccgctgcagacacAAGCCCACGCTCTGCCCCTGCAGACACAAGCCCAcgctctgccgctgcagacaAGCCCTGTCCCAAGCCCTGTCCAAAGCCCAAGCCCGCACTCTGTCCCAAGCCTACGCTACATCCTACACCCACTCCCGTTCCCAAGCCATATGCCACATCGGCAGCCTCAAGCCCTGTGCCTTTTGGGGGGAATGCGTTACCCGGCTGCTGTCTGGCATCATGCGCCTTTTGGGGGGTACACAGGGTTCGAgccggttccgagctcggcgcactcccCTCTTCGAGGGGGAGTGATCCGGGTTCAACAGGAACCGGCGAGCTCGAGGCCTGCCCCCCCCCAGACAGCACGTCAAACAAGCATACCCTCGCTATTCCTGCTACCATCAatattatctgcataggcgaactAGTGAATGGGAACATATTGTAAGTGTTTGctggttatttgttacattttctattggcagaataggattgttacacttcaataaaaaaaaattgaagttacacttcggctttgtgactttagtgctataattaaagtaaataaaattaccttattttaaggtaaaataaaattgtctttttgatcattacaaacaataatgaaaatagaagatatgctgtctatTGCATCACACAAATTCTCAATAGTttagtatgtggtcttgtactcatgattttttttctgtctctatcttgactgtctcaattggactcggtcttgacttggactcgaacctctttggactcggtcttgacttggactcgaacctctttggactcggtcttgacttggactcgaacctctttggactcggtcttgacttggactcgaacctctttggactcggtcttgacttggactcgaacctctttggactcggtcttgacttggactcgaacctctttggactcggtcttgacttggactcgaacctctttggactcggtcttgacttggactcgaacctctttggactcggtcttgacttggactcgaacctctttggactcggtcttgacttggactcgaacctctttggactcggtcttgacttggactcgaacctctttggactcggtcttgacttggactcgaacctctttggactcggtcttgacttggactc
The Triplophysa rosa linkage group LG19, Trosa_1v2, whole genome shotgun sequence genome window above contains:
- the LOC130570161 gene encoding apoptosis-inducing factor 3-like isoform X2 — its product is MSKCSAVINSCNGFSHVLIIGSGPAGLVCAETLRQEGFTDRIVMCTMDKHPPYDRPKLISGEHSRTAADESRRVLSDARH
- the LOC130570161 gene encoding apoptosis-inducing factor 3-like isoform X1; this encodes MSKCSAVINSCNGFSHVLIIGSGPAGLVCAETLRQEGFTDRIVMCTMDKHPPYDRPKLSKSLESTAEQLQMRAAEFFQMHDIEVLLEKEVR